The genomic DNA AGTTGGTAAAATCTAAAGGAATCTTCAGACATTAATAAAATTGTGTTCACTCCCCTGCAGGCCCCCTATGACCACTGTGGTCAATGTGTAAGACATCCTTCAGACACCCTTTATCTAGTTCTGGTGGTAGCAGCCCCTAAAGATATGATCAGCGAGCTGCAGATGTCACCTTAAGGTGTCTCTTTTAGTCACTAGGTGGAAAGTCAGGGCCAGGAACCGAGGTCCATTTTCATGATGTCAAAGattgtgagaaaatgaaaaactcttCAGATGAAAGCTCACAGCTGGCAGCTAGACCAAAACATTCCCAAGGAACATCAAAGATACTCCCGGATTATAAACAAGCAAGGCAACACTGATCATATGTGAAACAAGAGAGTGACAAGGATACTCAACAACTACAAAAATTACTAACCACTCCTCTCTTCTGCCTAACATCAGTGATGACTGCTTCTCCACCAACGAGTCTCTACCCTCCCTGTAATCTTCCTCCCTCCTAGGTAAAAATTGTCAAGATATCTATCCATTAACTGTCCACTCAGTGGATTTCCTGACTGGAGTGTGTTCCCTGCCTGACAGACAAATGGATTCAGCTTTCTATCTTAAAGGTCctttcatgtttgttttattctttgacaCCTTTTATTTCCCCATGCTCTTGGTCCCCCCCTCCTCTCTCACTTATTAACACATTTGCCAAACTAATTTAAGCAAAAGCTATTTAACAATTTACTGAATCAGGAAGCCATGGACACACACAGCTCCTGCCCAGTGAGAGCAACGGGCTCGAAGGAGACTGCCAGGGCTCTTTGTAGCAGTTCACAGAAGGGAGTCGTGGAGTTGGAGGGGCCCCGGGGGGCTCTGAGGTGGTGGCAGAGGAAAAGGCAAGCGCTGGGGTGGGGACTGGTGAGGCTCTGGGGCAGAGTCACCCAGTGGTGAGGGTGGGAGAAAGGGACGCAGGTAAGGGGGTCACCAGGGCAGGTAAGAGAATGGAGGCGGCAGGTGGAGAAGGCTCGAGCACAGAAGCAGGTGTCAGTTCTCCCGGACGGGGAGGGCTTGCCGAGGGGCTAGAGGACAAACTGTAGGACGATGCTGTCGGGGAAACTTCAGACTCCGAACGTGACCTGGATGGAGCAGGATCTTCCAGGGTCCCCTGGAACAGCACGTTCATGATGTCACTAGTTGCCCTAATACACATGCCGCAGAAGGGGTCCGGACATAGAGCTCGACGAAAACTCATTATGTCATCATCCTCACCAAAGGAGCTGCAGAAGACAGGAGGGACAAAGCTGCAGCCAGGACAGCACAAGGAGAGGGGGCTGCTAGCCTAGCCGGGGTGGGGCCACCTGAAGCTGCTGCCCCTCACCTTGCCCCACCCACGACTTCACAATACACTctgcagcctctgccccagcctttgTTCACATGCCCATTCCCACGGCCACCCCTCCCATGACTGCGGCAGGGGACACTGAATCCCTGAGACGCCTAGAACATGCTTTCTACAGGGACCGGGTTAGAAGGGGAAAGATTAGTCACCTGGTGAGGATGGTAAGcatcctcctttcctcctctgcttccctctggCTAATTCTCCTCCTACCTGGGAAAGCAGGAGAGGAGGTGACATGCGAGGAAGGCAGACGCATAAGGACCGTACGGGAGTCCCTTTATGGCAGCCCCTTGGGATAGCAAACTCTGGTAGCCCGAAAGTCAGCAGACAAGGCCACACGGCCAACAGGAATATTAACAAGGCTCACGTGTGCATGTGGCCTCATTCACAAAGCACTGTCGCACACGCTATCCCACACGATGCTCAAAACCACCACGCGAAGCACAGACCTCAGTGGTCGCCTCAGAGAGGAAGCTGCGCCCAGGAGGTGAAAGTGCCACACCCGGCCAGGAGACAGGAGTTCCGACTCCACCCCGGCAGTCCCTCCTCCACACCTCCACGGCCACCTGTGGCAGCACCGTCCCCAGCTCCATCCCTCCTTCGTGCCACCCAGGGCAGAGCAGGCACCTGAGAAGTGTCCTGGGTCACGCCGCCTCCCGTGAGCCTACTCTGAGGGCTCTGCTGTCCCAGAGAGACTGTCCAGCAACTGGCGCCCTCAGGGACCAGGGGCCTGGACATCACAGAAGGAGCAGGAAAGCCCGCCTGCGAGCTCAGGGCAGACGGGAACCTTACCTCTCCGCATCCCGCCTTGCCTTTTTATCTCCCCTCTGTCCTGAGGCTGAGAACAAAGGGAAAGAGTGAGAGGCTGGGACtggcttctctcctcctcttctccaggGAGCCCAGCCACCCACTGTCCGCCCACAACGACGGTCACACCTGCCCTCGAGGGACCCTGTATCCTGGGGACAGAGCTCAGAGGCTCTCGGCATTGCTCTCCTGATCAGCCCAGCATGAAGGGAGGCGTGGTCGAGTGACATGTGACATGAGACTGTGACTCCAGCTCACGTGTCAGGAGAGCTGTTCTCCTTCAGAGAACCCACACACTCTAAAGACGCCAACCCAGGACCACAAAGTCACTGTGCTGGGGTTTTGTCCTGGAACCCTCCGCCACACCCAGACAGGTAGCCTGTGAGCCTCAGGTGGAAACCTTGGTCCTCCTGAACCCCTGGCCCTGCCCGACCTCTGCCCCTAGAAGAGTGACGTCCTATCAGTCCGTAAGGCGACCAAACTCCTTTAGCAATGCGGGACTAGGGATGGGAACCCACAACAAAGAATCTCTCCTGGGTGTTCCTTACCTCTGGGTTGTCATCAATGTCCCAGGTGGTTGATAAAAAGGAGTCTACCACCAGGTACGTTAGGTAGAGGAATAGTAGCCCCAAACCACTGAGAAAAGTGAACTGGGGGTCTAAATTCAAAGCAGCCGAGCGTAAGCTCTGCCATAGGTCCGTGTCGCTGTTCAGTAAATAGAGAATGTTCTCCATGGCTGAAGAGCAGGGCTGCCGCAGCAACTGAGAGCTGAGGGTGCCGGGCTGCCACATATGCGGTCCCAGGCCTGCATCACAGAGCACGGGCAGTCACAGAGGGCTtctgagggtggggaggggacaagaggaggaggatgtggcacagcccctctccccaccagcccAGCAGATCCTACTGCCCCTCCTGGGTCCTCTgggtccctctgccctcccctgccatcCTGTTTTCCAACTCCACTCTTTCTTCAGATCATACATGTGCCCCAGTGAAATTTTCTGTTGGTTTCATCCACCATCAAGATATTACCTGAGTCCCCTGTTACTGTGCAGACCCATCACTTGGACACACAAAGTCTGAAATACTCCCTGGAAGTTATGTTTGTACCCAGTATTTATATAACACTCTCAGGATCACACATATGCTCAAATCTATATTATCTACAGGATACTTTTGGCTTACActaacccagatataaaagctAAAGTTCTTTTACATTGAGTTTTATGAATGTTGAATagcaaattttttgttttaaagtcagcCTTTACTGTGTCTAATCAGAATGGCTGactcaaataattaaaactaataatTCATTATTCAACATCCACAAAACGAAAAGAAgtctaaaataaacatatataattaaatgtcAAATAGTCTTGGGGGTAACTCcataccatttatttttctgaagttaGTGAATCTTAAATTATACAAAGACTTGGGGacatgctacacacacacacacacacacacacacacatcatttgACAAGTGAATCCAGTACTTGCAAATATAGAAACCAATCATTTCCTCCTTTGATTTCAATATTTCATTGATTATACTGTCCACACTTTTTCTAACTCTACTGAATACACAGATAGTCCCAGCCTGCTACACCAGTTTCCTAACAGGATGTGACTCCCCCAAGCCAGGCCTAGGTCACAGTGCGCTAGGCTGATGATTCCCTCAGTCCTTGGTGGCAGGGTGGGACCTAAGAGTGGCAAAGCCTCAGGGCGGAACCTAGTCTTGAGCAGCCTCACCTGATTTTCCTATGGGCTAATGTCAATGTGATCCTTTCTAAGAATGCCTTGGCACCAAAAAAACCTTGAAAAGATGTGCTCTACATAATCATCCCTGCGAACGTCCAGCTATCAACTACCTGCCACACTTTATTCAGGCTCTTCTTTTCAGGTTGAAATAATCCCAATATCCCCCCACATCTTTTCCTACACTTTCTTTTCTAAACTCTTTTTCATGATGACAGCTGTCGTCTGAACTGTCTCCTCAGTTCTCATGTCTTTCTTCAACTGTGCACCCCTTTATTTGACACCCATGAGTCAGCACTGTGACTTGATCTCTTTTGAAGGGCTGAGACAGCCTTCAAGCCTGGCAGGATCTCCTCTCAGTTATCGGGAGCAGGTAACCTGCTGTGAGAACAAAATCTGCCAAGAGGTGCCACTGCCTCCTCTCTTTGATATACGTCCTCAGTCAAGTTTTCATATACTGAATATTTACTTCTGGAGACACAAATGTCTGTAAGTTGGGGAGCTCTGCCCTTGACTGACAATGCAGTTTTAGCATTCAGCCCTGCATAGGTCAAAGGCTATATAAATGCGCTGGAGAGTTTTCTCCACCCCCAGCATTTgtataataatatttgtaaaccatagaatttctttgaaaataaggGGAATCAGGGCATTAGCAAACTGATGCAGCAAGGAGTCTTGGTCTAATGGGTTTATAAGtgaaaagggccgggcgctgtggctcacgcctgtaatcctagctcttgggaggccgaggcgggcggattgctcaaggtcaggagttcaaaaccagcctgagcaagagcgagaccccgtctctactataaacagaaagaaattaattggccaactgatatatatatataaaaaattagccgggcatagtggcacatgcctgtagtcccagctactcgggaggctgaggcagaaggatcactcgagcccaggagtttgaggttgctgtgagctaggctgacgccaaggcactccctctagcctggacaacaaagtgagactctgtctcaaaaaaaaaaaaaaaaaaaaaaaaaaaaaaaataagtgaaaaggtTCTTTTCTATTTGAAATGTTCCTGGGTGTCCACACTGCAAACTCTGTTCTGTCAGTGAAATGTTCTGTTTTGAAATTCTGCAACCCCATTCCCTGCACACAAATGCACTAATAGGCAAACTCCACAGGGCTGGAATGATCGTTTATTCCGTGCTATGTCTCCACTGCCTGCAACGGTGCTTTGGGACAcagcagatgctcagtaaatatttgtaactCTGAATTAAATTGAAGTACTGACCTTTCATCTGCATTACTACAAGAGGCTTTGAAATGGTCTTGAGTCAACATTACTTGAGTTTTTGACCTGACTATACTTGGCAAAGCATTTCACAAGTGATAAGCAAAGCATCCAGCATCTGAAAGTAAAATTCACAGAGCAGTCTACGGGATGGTGCTGCTCTAAAGAATTCATGCTTCTGTCTGGAAATTGGCACATTGCCTTTCTTAAATCATGGTGCTCCCATAAACCAAAGAGGTTGaattcatttttggaaaataaactcCTTAAGGACAGGGCCTGAGTCGATGCAACAGACTCGTAAGTCCCCTCTCCCAAAAGTGCCCTCACGTGGACAGAGGCCCTTCCTGTTTTCTGATGATGGTGTTGGCTCCCCAAACCAGGCTCTCTGGACCCCAAAACAAATATTAGGAATGACCAGGAGATGATCCCAGTGGACTGAAATCAAAGCACAGAGGACCATGGAGTCTCCAAGCGTAGATGCCATcgtattctgtttttattatttattttatgaaagcatttattttatgagtggcagcccccacctccctacccaacacacacacacatacgtgtcTTGTCTTTGCCTTTTTTGCATTTCCAAAAGGGAGCACATGTCAAGATGCCATCCATCCGCAGATGGCTGGCTCCTCACATAGAAAAGAGGCAAGAGGGTATTTCAGACAGAACGACTGGGAGGAGAGCCTACGTGTAATTAAGGTTGCAAAATGGCGAGGGGGGAGGTAAGTTGTCTTTGCTTGGCCATCTTGGGCTAGCAGGGTCTGCAGAGAAAAAGATCTGCCCGGTTAGTTGGGTGAAGGGATCAGCCTGAGTTGGAGTTGTCTTACACTGTCGCCAAATCCACTGGGAATTAACCCAGAATCTTAGCCGCTCACTGGCCTATCAATGAGTGGGTTTAAAACTGCGGAGGCGATGATGACTCTGTAAAAGGTGGCGGCAGCTGGCCGCGTGCAGGAAATGCGTAAAAAGGGAGCGCGTGGAGACAGGCCACACTTGGGCAGTACACATTCGGAGGACTCTCAGCCTGGTTTGCCGATTTGGGGCCGTTATACTTGACTCTGGATACACTGTTCTTCCCATCACAGTAGCAAAGCCACTCGAGAATCTGCTGTTATGTTGGCCGAAAGCCCTTAATTTTCTCCCCTTGTAGAACATAGGGGTGAGGATTTGGTATGTTTCCAAACGCCCGTTACACTTTGCTTTAAACCTAAAGTTTGGGCAAATGGCTGTCTGGGACTCATACTGGCGTGTAAAGAGATTGAAAGTAGTTAATAGTAGTGATGGTATGAAGCTGATCTGGAAAGCTGCCCTTtcctctaaattattttttcttatgtagaACTTTCAGCACACCTTTGCCTAGCTGGAAGAttagagtttcttttctttttctttttttcttaaggcaGTCGTATTGTCATGGCTCTCTGAGAGCTGCCAGTTAGGATTTGTTGTTAACCGCTAAAATAATAAGTTAgtgcatatatattattataatttagtgCATATATATGCACTAAATTAttagtgcatgtgtgtgtagtaCAAAGGGCACAGGATTCAGAAGTGAGGAGCGCACATCTTTTCCAATAATCCTAGCTATCTCATGCTGGAccttttccttctctgggcctgtttatctgtaataataatgattacaCTTAAATGTCtaaagcacttactatgtgcgaGGTACTGACTGGTCTGTGTGGTTTAACATAAGCCTTAATTTATTTAGTGCTCTCAACAATCTTATCAAATAGCAGTACTATTCTTCagtttttacaaatgagaaatttgaGGGACACAGATTAAATTTTCCAAGGCTTTCCAGCTAGTTGAATGGCTGAGACAGGATTTTTATCCAGGTAGTATGGCTCCAGAGTCCTATGCTCTTAAGCATTATACTTCATCCCCTAGAATGAGAGGACAAATTTAAAGGAATCTTCTTTTACGATTTCAAATTTTGTTTGTAACTTATCTAAACAATTTTAGAAAGGAGAGTTGTTTGCTGCTTTTGACAACACCCATTGTACAAGGTTACATACTTAggggacaaaaaaaataaaaaagaaaagaggcaagaGGGCCCACGCCATGCAGCAACCATCAGAACACTCCTTTCACTGTTTCTGTGTGGTCTAGAAGACTCAGCATGTAAtcattttaagattttctgttatttgcaatgTTGTGGAAAGGTAAATTACTGACATTCACAAGGTGATCAGCTACAAAGAAcaagtctgttttgttttctaaatttagaatCTTGTTAACAATATAGTATCGtcactagtttttaaaaaatgtttccacaGTAACTCAAAAACCAGCCCCTTAAAAAACGAATGTGATAATGAACCACTGCCAGGGAGAGTAGGCCCTTTGACGGAGTCTCTTGGCAAGCCCAGGGGCACCCTGAACTTTGGGAGCATCTGTGTCCTGAATAGATGGCCAATGAAGCCTCCAAGTCAAAGGTCAGGACTCACAGGTGTGAGTTTCTGAGGGACACTGCCCCAGAGGAGGTGCAGGGGGAGCCACAGTGTCCAGTTTACCCTGACGTGAGGATGATTGCTGGATGACCGGCGCAGTTACCCTTGGAGGAGTTTGGACAATTCGCTAGTCTCAGGATCCAGGTCTCATCAAACGTTCTTCCACATTACAAGGGACACTGTCCCATAGAAAcaagtttttcttcctttctccagcTCCTTGTCCTTGGCTTCCAGGTTTCTCTGAACAAGCCAAGCCTTGTCCTTGGCTTCCAGGTTTCATCTGACTTGTAAGCTGCCTACTCACGGCTGCTACCTGCTCCCCGATGACACGGACCTGATCCAGGTAAGGCTACAGGCCAGCACGCTTCTGGTTTGCGCCCCACAAGTTTCCACTAGTGTTTACAGTAATATCATTCCTTCCAAGATAATTCGACCTGGTTACTTTGCTCATATTATCCAGGAGCTTATAGTGTTCACTGGTGGCCATCAGTTCCCCAGTCAGGGGCGTGGCCATTTTGGAGAACACGTGCAGGCAGAGCTCAGAGACGTCAGCTTCAGCAGGCCTCTCTGCTGTCTCCACCACAGCATCATCTTGAGCGGACACGTCACGTCCGGTCGCCAGGACAGACTCTGCcacagccaccatgcccggccccgcTGCCACCGTATTCTGTACCTACCGGGTCAAGCATGAAGAGGTCCACTCCCTGCCCCGTGGAAAGAGCCACCAGGGTGGCACTGCCATACAGCGCATAGCCCGCGGCCACGATGCTGCGGCCAGGCTGCAGGGCGTCCTTTTCAGAAGGCTCATCCTCTGTGGCCTgcgggagagaggagggaaaggcgCTGCGGTATTGCTGTCTCTGGAGAGAGCCTTTGCCAGAGGCCGAGCCTCGGGTCTCCGGGCCCCACCGAGGGAAGTGCCGCTCTCAGGACTTCCAGCGGCAGTGAACTCGTCGGAGGAAACAAGGCGCCCTCTGAACAAACAGGTCCCGCCGAGCCCTTGCAAAGGCCACTCGTGGACGTCTCCCTTCCTGTTTGCAACATATTTGTCTGCAGCCCGCCGGGAACAGCGCTCCCGGTCGCTCAAACCACAGcccttcctcatcctcaccaGCCGTGTGCAGACGGCTCGGACCACCCGTCCGACGTGGTGCCCTGGCTCACTCCACGCACTCGACAGCCGTCTGGGGAGGACAGCACTGTCGCCTCCACGGCCCAGACGGGGAACGCGAGCCTGAGGGCTGACAGCTCGGCCACGTCACAAAGCCTCAGAGCTGGACTCACCCGGGCAGCGTGGCCCAGAGCCGCTCCTGTCCCACGAGCTGCCCGTGAAGGCTTGTCCCTTCCCGGCCCTCCTGGGGACCCTGCCTACGGCTCAGAGCACTTTCCCGAGGAGACTCTGCCTTGGCCACGGGAGCACCAGCAGTGCCGGAGCGAGTGGAAGCCAGTGAGACACGGCAGGACGCCGAGGAGGGGACAGGGCACGTTCTCCACAGATGGGCAGAGCAGCGGGGACGCTCGGGTCCCTAGCCTGTTTTTCCTGATGTCTCTGGccgcttccttccctccctcacctgctagcactctagaaggcaaGGGAACAAACCCTCATGAGTTTGGGGACGTGGACAGCAAACGTCCAGCCTCCCACGGAGGAGCTGAGCTGGCCGGGGAGCCAGAGCCGGGTCCCCGCTGGCTCCGCGGTTCTTCCCCGACCCTAGCTGGGTTCAGCTGCCCGGAGCCCTGTGGGGAGGGCAACTCTGGGTGACACAGGCTCCGCTTCCCCTGCTCAGCACCGCAGGGACAGCCGCAGAGAGGGGACTTTGAGGCAAAGGTGAGTGGGCACACCGTCGCCCAGCTCCAGATCGAAAGACCAGGTAGGCTCAGCCTCACGGACGCGGGCAAATGAGTCCGACGTAGGTGACACGTTGAGGCTGCAAACTCACTTCCCACGGCCCCCAGAGATGGTGGAGCTTGGCGGCCGGGGTTGGGACTTGCTGGTGCCGCTGCTTCTGGGTCACTCAGTTCTCTCTACTGTGTTCCCAGCACCGAGGCCTCGGCTCTGCAACTGGACGCTCCCTTCTCTCCACACCCCGGTGACGCTGTGGCTAAAGGACAGGCCCAGAAATACCACCCAGAACTTCCCTGCTGAGAAGAAAACTCCAGAGAGACTGGGAAAGCAATGGAGGTGGAAGacacacttttaaaattatttcatatgaaGATAAGAAGTAATTATGTTCATAAGAAATAGAACAATATAATAGGAGCCGACATATTATACACACACGGAGAGTAGGACAATCATGCTAATCAGCTTTCAAGAAGAGTGACTTCTAAAGAGTAAGGTGGTAATTTGAATCTATATGGGACTCTGTATCTTTGGAAGCACTTTCACCTTATGTTTTGCGGGCCCCTGAGAGGCTGTATAACCCTCACCTGAAGGACAAGGCGGGAGGTCCAGAGAGGGACGGGACCTGTGTCCCTGCAGGCCAGGCCGGTCTCCCAGCTCTACCTCAGTGCCCACGGGCGGTCGGCCCTCTGCTGGCGACATTCTGAGAGCTTTAGTTGAAGAGCAAATCTCACCcttctttaaaaatgcatgttccatttaacattttctctCACTTTCACACACATGCATTCTGTGTTCTTTAtagtagtttcttttttgtttttgcaactgAGAACATTTTCCATTTGAGCACATGTTGAATAATCGGCTTTGCTTCCAGATTTCCAGGCACGTCCTGGCTCTGAGCACCCGGCCCTGCAGCCGTGATTCCCAAAGTGGACCAGCAGTGTCAGCATCACCCGAGCTCTTCCTTGCAGTGCAGGTTCCTGGCCCTCCCCAGGCTACAGCAGTCTGTCTCCCCACACGCCCTCCAGGGGGTTCCGATGTGCTAAAGTTTGGGAACTGCCCTAAGTGTGATCTCTTAGGAAGCCTCAGAACAGTGGAAGGCAAAGGCAGTGTtaggtttttaaatgaaatcctTAGTCTTCCCCATGAAGCTTCTGAATCATCTTCGTTCAGACATTAAGAGGTCACATTTTCTGTAGGAAACCAGAGTCCTGTTCTGCCAATTCCTCCGGAACTGGGAGATGCTCCTGTCTTCTGAGCCTCAGCTCAGCATCCCACCGTTGCCATTAGCTGCCTTTGTCACAGGTCAGGTGGCCACAGGTGTGGGCTGATTTCTAGACTCTCCTTATCTGCCCATCCTTATGTCAATAAAAGATTAGGCTTTTGCAGAGGtttatttaacaataataatgggggaggggggtctcCTGACCCCATGGAGGTGTCAAAATCCACATCCTAGATTTCAGATAACGAGAGCCCTCCTCCCATCAGAACAACCCCAGCATCCATCCTTCTGCTGAATACtctgattttcagttttctgtgaCTGTCTCCTGCCCCACACCCTGTCGGTTTGTTAGTTGTTCATTTCAATGAGCTCAGCTACGCATTTAAAGGCATGGATGATATATTTTATCTAGCATGTCTGTATGTTTTGAAGTAGGGGAGTTTTTACTTTGTCTAGTCTGTGACTTCGttgcaaataaaaaatgtcaaCTTTAAGAAAATGGGGAACCTTACTAGCAGAGAGCTGAAAACATCATGGAACATCCTAAATGGTGTTTAGCATTGCTCATTAGAAATAAAAGGTGAgaaaatagctttcatttttttttttttttttttttttgagacagagtctcactctgttgcctgggctagagtgtcgtgatatcagcctaactcacagcaggctcagtctcctgggcttaaggaatcctcctgcctcagcctcccaagtaactgggactacaggcatacgccaccaagcccagctaattttttctatatatttttagttgttccgttaatttctttctatttttagtagagacggggactcgttcttgctcaggctggtcttgaactgctgagctcaaatgatcctcccacctcaccctcccagagtgctaggattacaggcttaagccaccatgcctggccctgaaACATCTCTCTTGGTGCTTATCAGCGAGCCTCGGAAGTCCTGGGTGGAGACGGGCGTCCTCCCTGGTTCTGACGCGCCCTGAGATGCTGTGACGGCCACACGAGGTCTCGGAAGCGAGCTGCTCTCCAGTAGACGTCGCCTGAGCATCGCAGAGCTGCCCCTTCATGTCTTGTTTCCATGATACCCATCCTGAAAGTGCTTCACTAGTCTCTCGTATTTGCcccttttctttagaaatatgaTCAGAGGTAATCCACGGTTGTTTGAATTAAGCAtgtgtttgctttaaaatttaagaCCGAAATCTCTATGTCCCAGCTCTTGTAAATTCAAGTGTGAATGccctacaccaggggtcctcaaacttgttaaacagggggccagttcactgtccctcagaccattgaagagctggactatagtttaaaaaaaactatgaacaaattcctatgcatgcTGCACATATATTGTTTtgtagtaaaaaaacaaacgggcaaaaagacccacatgtggcctgtgggccatagtttgaggctGCCTGCCCTACACTATGCacagtattaataatattccTCTTTGTTTTTAAGCCAGTTGGTCTTCAAAAGTTCTGAAGAGCTGTGAGGATGGAGTGGGCAGCACACCATCGGGTCCCTGTGCTGCCGTTACTCCCTGGGCGGTTTCAGCCAAATGGCTTACCCTCTCTGTGCTTTCATCGTGTGTCAGTGAAAAGGGACAGCCACACCTGCACATGCCTCCTGGGCTGAGCTGAGGACTAGCTCAGGGACACTGCGTGGAGGCGAGGACAGCCCTGCCTGACTCGCCATCAGCTGTCAGGGGGACTAGCCCTGGCGATAAAACCAGCATTTAAAGCCACCTCAGGGGGCGGAGCAGGATAACTGAGTAGAAACCACCAGGGATCCTCCCTCCACACGGACCCCTAAGTCACAACTGTCCATGCAAGCAAGTACATTcaggaaaactaaaaatcaggtgagcaatcacAGGACCTTGTTTGAACATTATGTCAAGAAGAGAAGCACTGAAGTGGGCAGAAAAGACAGGTTTCCTTTTCCTGTGCGACCCCTCCCCAAGCCCCGGCAGGGCTGCGCCAGCTCACCCAGTGGAGAGAGTCCGTGAGCCCGGGAGAGGGAGCGTGAAGTCATTGTGGGGCCTTGaaactcagggccaccctggcacaggggacacagcacagggcagaattctgctgcTGCCCACAGAGAGAAATTCTCTGCCCCAAACCTGAGTTCCAGCTAGCCCCACCACCTGCTGCCAAAGAGCCTGGACTAGATTCCTAAGGCAGTTGGACCACAAGGACTgtagtccttgggcaattcctgcagctgtgctggctcacagccagtggacttggggtgcacatgacccagtgagacaccagcagctgtGGCCAAGCCAATGCTGTGTcgcccctcccccaactccaggcagtgcagctcagggagaCTTTCCTTCCACCTAAgcaaaaagaggaaagggaag from Microcebus murinus isolate Inina chromosome 12, M.murinus_Inina_mat1.0, whole genome shotgun sequence includes the following:
- the LOC105855635 gene encoding spermatogenesis-associated protein 31D3-like, which gives rise to MWQPGTLSSQLLRQPCSSAMENILYLLNSDTDLWQSLRSAALNLDPQFTFLSGLGLLFLYLTYLVVDSFLSTTWDIDDNPEPQDRGEIKRQGGMRRGRRRISQREAEEERRMLTILTSSFGEDDDIMSFRRALCPDPFCGMCIRATSDIMNVLFQGTLEDPAPSRSRSESEVSPTASSYSLSSSPSASPPRPGELTPASVLEPSPPAASILLPALVTPLPASLSPTLTTG